A stretch of Bradyrhizobium sp. AZCC 2262 DNA encodes these proteins:
- a CDS encoding efflux RND transporter periplasmic adaptor subunit, with protein MKKRTLILLVGAVGIAATAGFITRSSWMGGSSNAQGPQRPRMVSVELAKAERKSMPVDVDAIGMVTPISSVALKSRLETTILSVHFEDGAKVNEGDLLFTLDSRQIDAQIEQAEGVLAKDQAQLEGAQRDLRRYNDLVGKGATTQVNVDNARTQSDILIGTIKADQAALDNLKVQKSYTAIRAPFSGRISAANVKVGNFVRPADTTALAVINQMAPVYVSFAVPQRVLVDLREAMAKGVSGVTATIPGHQRSETGKVAMVENTVDQTTGMVTVRGIMNNENETLWPGTLVATKLIIREEDSVVVPTVAVQRSQNGNFVFVVKDGAAKVQPVKVDRTAQGMSVISEGLDGGESVVVDGQLLLSDGTRVEARTKKAGA; from the coding sequence ATGAAAAAACGTACCCTTATACTTCTCGTCGGCGCCGTCGGCATTGCCGCCACGGCTGGTTTTATTACCCGCTCCTCGTGGATGGGCGGCAGCAGCAACGCCCAGGGCCCGCAACGGCCGCGGATGGTTTCCGTCGAGCTGGCCAAGGCGGAGCGCAAATCCATGCCCGTCGATGTCGATGCGATCGGAATGGTGACGCCGATCTCCAGCGTGGCGCTGAAGTCGCGGCTGGAGACCACCATCCTCTCGGTTCATTTCGAGGACGGCGCCAAGGTCAACGAAGGTGATCTGCTGTTCACGCTGGATAGCCGCCAGATCGACGCGCAGATCGAGCAGGCCGAGGGCGTGCTCGCCAAGGATCAGGCGCAGCTCGAGGGCGCGCAGCGGGATCTCCGCCGCTACAACGATCTCGTCGGCAAGGGCGCCACCACGCAGGTCAATGTCGACAACGCCAGGACCCAGTCTGACATCCTGATCGGCACCATCAAGGCCGATCAGGCCGCGCTCGACAATCTGAAGGTCCAGAAAAGCTACACCGCGATCCGCGCGCCGTTCTCGGGACGCATCAGCGCTGCCAATGTGAAGGTGGGTAATTTCGTGCGGCCGGCCGATACGACCGCGCTTGCGGTCATCAACCAGATGGCGCCGGTCTATGTATCTTTCGCGGTGCCGCAGCGCGTGCTGGTCGATCTGCGCGAGGCCATGGCCAAGGGCGTCTCGGGCGTAACCGCCACCATCCCGGGCCATCAGCGCTCCGAGACCGGCAAGGTCGCGATGGTCGAAAATACCGTCGATCAGACCACGGGCATGGTCACCGTGCGCGGCATCATGAACAACGAGAACGAGACGTTATGGCCGGGCACGCTGGTCGCCACCAAGCTCATCATCCGTGAGGAGGACTCGGTCGTGGTGCCGACGGTCGCCGTACAGCGCAGCCAGAACGGCAATTTCGTCTTCGTGGTCAAGGACGGCGCCGCAAAGGTCCAGCCGGTCAAGGTCGACCGTACCGCGCAGGGTATGTCGGTGATCTCGGAAGGGCTCGACGGGGGCGAAAGCGTCGTCGTCGATGGACAATTGCTGCTGTCGGACGGAACGCGGGTCGAAGCCCGGACTAAAAAGGCCGGAGCGTAA
- the xth gene encoding exodeoxyribonuclease III, translated as MRIATWNVNSIRQRLDLLLTWLKECSPDIVCLQEIKCVDEAFPRLEIEELGYNVVTHGQKTFNGVALLSKLPFDETKSGLAGDDEDAHARFLEGVVTLKTGVMRIACLYLPNGNPPDTDKYPYKLKWMSRLLEYSRERLKAEEPLVLAGDFNVIPAARDVYNPAAWANDALFRHETREAFQSLLGLGLTDALRAVTDEPNLYTFWDYQAGAWQKNWGLRIDHLLLSPQASDRLSNVGVDSYVRAWEKPSDHVPVWADFDLETA; from the coding sequence ATGCGTATTGCCACATGGAACGTCAATTCGATCCGGCAGCGGCTCGACCTTCTGCTGACCTGGCTCAAGGAGTGCTCGCCGGACATCGTCTGCCTGCAGGAAATCAAATGCGTTGACGAGGCGTTTCCGCGGCTGGAGATCGAAGAGCTGGGCTACAACGTCGTCACCCACGGCCAGAAGACCTTCAATGGGGTGGCGCTGTTGTCGAAACTGCCGTTCGACGAGACCAAGTCGGGGCTCGCCGGCGACGACGAGGACGCTCATGCCCGCTTCCTCGAAGGCGTGGTGACGCTGAAGACCGGCGTGATGCGGATCGCCTGCCTCTATCTGCCCAACGGCAACCCGCCGGACACGGACAAATATCCGTACAAACTCAAATGGATGTCTCGCCTTCTTGAGTATTCGAGGGAGCGACTCAAGGCGGAAGAACCGCTGGTGCTCGCAGGCGACTTCAACGTCATTCCGGCCGCTCGCGACGTCTATAACCCCGCCGCCTGGGCCAACGACGCCCTGTTCCGCCACGAGACCCGCGAGGCCTTCCAGTCGCTGCTCGGTCTCGGGCTGACGGACGCGCTGCGCGCGGTGACCGACGAGCCAAACCTCTACACGTTCTGGGACTACCAGGCGGGCGCCTGGCAGAAGAACTGGGGCCTGCGGATCGACCACCTCCTGCTCTCGCCGCAGGCCAGCGACCGCCTGAGCAATGTCGGCGTCGACAGCTATGTGCGGGCCTGGGAGAAGCCCTCCGACCACGTGCCGGTCTGGGCGGATTTCGACCTGGAGACGGCTTGA
- a CDS encoding GNAT family N-acetyltransferase — MSATSAENVTIRDAAPGDAVAACRVLRESISSLCVADHRDDPAILNAWLANKTPEIVAAWAAQKGSSLLLAVEGDAVLAVGSVTDAGEITLNYVAPDARFRGISRALLSALEGRAAERGNTRCALISTETAHRFYQSAGYVDDGVPKGKFGTSSGYPMSKQMVAPR; from the coding sequence TTGAGCGCGACCAGCGCGGAGAACGTGACGATTCGGGACGCTGCGCCCGGCGATGCCGTCGCGGCATGCCGCGTCCTGAGGGAATCGATATCCAGCCTATGTGTTGCCGATCACCGCGACGATCCGGCGATCCTGAATGCATGGCTGGCCAACAAGACGCCGGAAATCGTGGCCGCGTGGGCTGCGCAGAAGGGTAGCTCGCTCCTGCTCGCCGTCGAGGGCGATGCCGTCCTCGCGGTGGGATCCGTGACGGACGCAGGCGAGATCACGCTGAACTATGTGGCGCCCGATGCACGATTTCGCGGCATCAGCCGTGCCTTGCTCAGCGCGCTCGAAGGCAGAGCGGCGGAGCGAGGCAACACGCGTTGCGCGCTGATCAGCACCGAGACGGCGCATCGCTTCTATCAGTCGGCTGGTTATGTCGACGACGGAGTGCCGAAAGGCAAGTTCGGCACGAGCTCTGGTTATCCGATGTCGAAGCAGATGGTCGCGCCGCGGTAG
- a CDS encoding IS5 family transposase: MRPRERRETGQADLLRSRLDAIIDMGHPLVKLAQTIDWSFLEQRFGAVYEDKPGRPPLPTRLMAGLAILKHTYDLSDEVLCERWVENPYYQFFCGEEFFQHRLVFDRSSLTRWRQRMGEEKLQALLQESLAVASKTEAIKPADLNRVIIDTTVQPKNVMFPTDARLLNRAREILVRLAKRYGVKLRQSYARVGKFALIKHQRYAHAKQFKRANRALKKLKIYLGRIIRDIGRKLGGNADLLGGVVLERMLARARQVLEQKQRQRGPKLYSLHAPEVECIGKGKAHRPYEFGVKVSVATTLAHAKGGQFVSHVKALPGNPYDGHTLATVIPEMEALIGNTIERALLDKGYRGHNAPPDYKFRVFISGQKRRVTPQIKRQLRRRSAVEPVIGHLKSEHRMGRNYLWHREGDAINAVLAAVGYNFRRLICWLRLLLWQIIATFPGSIQPENPGFFTAD; encoded by the coding sequence ATGCGACCAAGGGAACGACGAGAGACGGGACAAGCCGATCTTCTGCGCTCGCGGCTGGACGCGATCATCGACATGGGCCACCCGCTGGTGAAGCTGGCACAGACGATCGACTGGTCGTTCCTGGAGCAGCGGTTCGGGGCGGTCTATGAGGACAAGCCGGGCCGGCCGCCATTGCCGACCCGCCTGATGGCGGGACTCGCGATCCTCAAGCACACCTACGACCTCTCTGATGAGGTGTTGTGCGAGCGCTGGGTGGAGAACCCCTATTACCAGTTCTTCTGCGGCGAGGAGTTCTTCCAGCACCGGTTGGTGTTCGATCGCTCTTCGCTGACGCGCTGGCGACAGCGGATGGGCGAGGAGAAGTTGCAGGCCTTGCTGCAGGAGAGCCTTGCGGTGGCCAGCAAGACCGAGGCGATCAAACCGGCCGATCTTAATCGGGTCATCATTGATACGACGGTGCAGCCCAAGAACGTGATGTTCCCGACCGATGCCAGGCTGCTGAACCGCGCCCGCGAGATCCTGGTCCGGCTGGCGAAGCGATATGGTGTCAAGCTGCGCCAGTCCTATGCCAGGGTGGGCAAGTTCGCGCTGATCAAGCACCAGCGTTATGCCCACGCCAAGCAGTTCAAGCGCGCCAACAGAGCCTTGAAGAAGCTCAAAATCTATCTCGGCCGCATCATCCGCGACATAGGCCGCAAACTCGGCGGCAACGCCGACTTGCTCGGGGGGGTCGTGTTGGAGCGCATGCTGGCGCGGGCGCGACAAGTGCTCGAGCAGAAGCAGCGCCAGCGTGGCCCGAAGCTCTACTCGCTGCACGCGCCGGAGGTGGAATGCATCGGCAAGGGCAAGGCGCACCGGCCTTACGAGTTCGGCGTCAAGGTCTCGGTCGCCACTACGCTGGCGCACGCCAAGGGCGGGCAGTTCGTGAGCCATGTGAAGGCGCTGCCCGGCAACCCCTATGACGGCCACACACTTGCAACCGTCATCCCCGAGATGGAGGCGCTGATCGGCAACACCATCGAGCGCGCGCTCCTCGACAAGGGCTATCGCGGCCACAACGCTCCGCCCGATTACAAGTTCAGGGTGTTCATCTCAGGACAGAAGCGGCGGGTGACGCCACAGATCAAGCGCCAGCTGCGACGGCGTTCCGCCGTCGAGCCGGTCATCGGCCACCTCAAATCCGAGCACCGCATGGGCCGCAACTACCTCTGGCATCGTGAAGGCGACGCCATCAACGCCGTCCTCGCCGCCGTCGGCTATAACTTCCGCCGCCTGATCTGCTGGCTCAGGCTCTTGTTGTGGCAAATCATCGCCACCTTCCCCGGGTCAATCCAGCCTGAAAATCCAGGATTCTTCACGGCCGACTAA
- a CDS encoding tetratricopeptide repeat protein, with translation MRTSRRIILALMLGAAPVAAPGFAFDGAPVKPDATLPMGSQPDAAQAVTAQAMKKVPPAAQTATATAVAAPSLNSLQYAAEGGHPVAQWKLGRMYADGDGVIQDDVRAFEYFSRIANAHAEDSPSAPQATIVANAFVALGRYYLNGIPNSKIKADTDRAREMFSYAASYFGNADAQYDLARLYLKTPDASRDDFRYGARWLGLAAQKGQHQAQAMLGQMLFNGDRLPRQAARGLMWLTLARDNAAPDESWIRESYNRAFTKASDEDRAVALQMLEHWVQGKKD, from the coding sequence ATGCGGACATCTAGGCGTATCATTCTTGCGTTGATGTTGGGGGCCGCACCGGTGGCCGCTCCTGGATTCGCATTTGATGGCGCGCCGGTGAAGCCGGACGCGACGCTGCCGATGGGCAGCCAGCCCGACGCCGCGCAAGCCGTCACGGCCCAGGCCATGAAGAAGGTCCCGCCCGCAGCGCAGACTGCGACGGCAACTGCAGTTGCCGCCCCCTCTCTGAACTCGCTGCAATACGCCGCCGAGGGTGGCCATCCCGTCGCGCAGTGGAAGCTTGGCCGGATGTATGCCGATGGCGATGGCGTCATCCAGGACGATGTGCGCGCCTTCGAATATTTCAGCCGCATCGCCAACGCGCATGCCGAGGACAGCCCATCTGCGCCGCAGGCGACGATCGTCGCCAACGCCTTCGTGGCGCTGGGGCGCTACTACCTCAACGGCATCCCGAATTCCAAGATCAAGGCCGACACCGATCGCGCCCGGGAGATGTTCTCCTATGCCGCGTCCTATTTCGGCAACGCCGACGCGCAGTACGATCTGGCGCGGCTTTACCTGAAGACGCCGGACGCCTCGCGGGACGATTTCCGCTATGGCGCGCGCTGGCTTGGTCTGGCCGCCCAGAAGGGCCAGCATCAGGCGCAGGCCATGCTCGGCCAGATGCTGTTCAACGGCGACCGGCTGCCGCGGCAGGCCGCCCGTGGCCTGATGTGGCTGACGCTGGCGCGCGACAATGCGGCCCCCGACGAGAGCTGGATCCGGGAAAGCTATAACCGCGCTTTCACCAAGGCCTCCGACGAGGACCGCGCCGTGGCGTTGCAGATGCTCGAGCACTGGGTGCAGGGCAAGAAGGACTGA
- the ilvD gene encoding dihydroxy-acid dehydratase translates to MDAKTDIKKRLPSRHVTEGPERAPHRSYLYAMGLTTQQIHQPFVGVASCWNEAAPCNISLMRQAQAVKKGVAAAGGTPREFCTITVTDGIAMGHDGMRSSLPSRECIADSVELTVRGHAYDALVGLAGCDKSLPGMMMAMVRLNVPSIFIYGGSILPGNFRGQQVTVQDMFEAVGKHSVGEMSDADLDEIERVACPSAGACGAQFTANTMATVSEAIGLALPYSAGAPAPYEIRDAFCSAAGEKVVELIAANIRPRDIVTRRSLENAAAVVAASGGSTNAALHLPAIAHECGIKFDLFDVAEIFKKTPYVADLKPGGRYVAKDMFEVGGIPLLMKTLLDNGHLHGDCITVTGRTIAENLKSVKWNPHQDVVRSADNPITVTGGVVGLKGNLAPEGAIVKVAGMSKLKFTGPARCFDREEDAFESVQKRTYKEGEVIVIRYEGPRGGPGMREMLSTTAALTGQGMGGKVALITDGRFSGATRGFCIGHVGPEAAVGGPIALLQNGDIIEIDAEAGVLNVKLTDAELADRKTKWAPRQTNHTSGALWKYAQQVGPAVDGAVTHPGGAHEKQCYADI, encoded by the coding sequence ATGGACGCCAAGACCGACATCAAGAAGAGATTGCCGAGCCGTCACGTGACGGAGGGGCCGGAGCGCGCCCCCCATCGGTCCTATCTCTACGCGATGGGGCTGACCACCCAGCAGATCCACCAGCCCTTCGTCGGCGTTGCGTCCTGCTGGAACGAGGCCGCCCCCTGCAATATCTCGCTGATGCGCCAGGCGCAGGCGGTCAAGAAGGGCGTCGCGGCTGCCGGCGGCACGCCGCGCGAATTCTGCACCATCACCGTCACCGACGGCATCGCCATGGGCCATGACGGCATGCGCTCGTCGCTGCCGTCCCGCGAATGCATCGCCGATTCGGTCGAGCTGACCGTCCGTGGCCACGCCTATGACGCCCTGGTCGGACTCGCCGGCTGCGACAAGTCGCTGCCGGGCATGATGATGGCGATGGTCCGGCTCAACGTGCCATCGATCTTCATTTATGGCGGCTCGATCCTGCCGGGCAATTTCCGTGGCCAGCAGGTCACAGTGCAGGACATGTTCGAGGCCGTCGGCAAGCATTCGGTCGGCGAAATGTCGGACGCTGACCTTGACGAAATCGAGCGGGTGGCCTGCCCCTCGGCAGGGGCGTGCGGTGCGCAATTCACCGCCAATACGATGGCGACGGTGTCCGAGGCGATCGGGCTGGCGCTGCCCTATTCGGCCGGCGCGCCAGCGCCTTACGAAATCCGCGACGCGTTTTGCTCCGCCGCCGGCGAGAAGGTTGTGGAGCTGATCGCAGCCAATATCCGGCCGCGCGATATCGTCACCCGCCGCTCGCTGGAAAACGCCGCGGCGGTCGTTGCCGCCTCCGGCGGGTCGACCAATGCTGCGCTGCACCTGCCGGCCATCGCGCATGAGTGCGGCATTAAGTTTGACTTATTCGACGTCGCCGAAATCTTCAAAAAGACACCATATGTCGCGGATTTGAAGCCAGGGGGCCGTTATGTTGCCAAAGACATGTTCGAGGTTGGCGGCATACCGCTTCTGATGAAGACGCTGCTCGACAATGGCCACCTCCACGGAGATTGCATCACCGTCACGGGCCGTACGATCGCCGAAAACCTCAAGAGCGTGAAATGGAATCCGCACCAGGATGTAGTGCGGTCCGCCGACAACCCGATCACCGTCACAGGCGGCGTTGTCGGGTTGAAGGGTAATCTCGCTCCGGAGGGTGCGATCGTGAAGGTCGCGGGCATGTCGAAGCTGAAATTTACCGGTCCTGCCCGCTGTTTCGATCGGGAAGAGGACGCTTTCGAATCGGTCCAGAAGCGGACCTACAAGGAAGGCGAGGTCATCGTGATCCGCTACGAGGGGCCGCGCGGCGGTCCTGGCATGCGGGAGATGCTCTCGACCACGGCGGCGCTGACCGGGCAGGGGATGGGCGGCAAGGTCGCCTTGATCACCGACGGCCGGTTCTCCGGCGCCACCCGCGGGTTCTGCATCGGCCATGTCGGGCCGGAAGCGGCTGTGGGCGGTCCGATCGCGCTGTTGCAGAATGGTGACATTATCGAGATCGACGCCGAGGCCGGGGTCCTTAACGTAAAATTGACCGACGCCGAACTCGCAGATCGTAAAACCAAATGGGCACCTCGACAGACTAATCATACGTCGGGTGCGCTGTGGAAATATGCCCAACAGGTTGGGCCGGCGGTGGATGGGGCTGTGACCCATCCTGGCGGTGCGCACGAGAAACAGTGTTATGCGGACATCTAG
- a CDS encoding calcium-binding protein — MARFNLNGFLDNSRFEDFFARFTGGSSGHDHLNGTTGGNALFGGSGDDDVAGMAGNDTLNGGSGADKIWGGSGNDNLSGGSGADVLIGGFGADRMDGGAGNDVLLSRSDAGEMVAAQDGKTQIFATETAAFKAVNDTLTGGAGGDTFRFEGMVNAKDEIVAKHVDADGTIDWVGVTGENNAVHDHWVDGFGNDVIRDFNRAQGDKIEISAHTAEVKSIEYKDSNGDGRNDYSVITVISQQGNAGAHDEDLLGTITVYGNLVKQSDIAVTQTVYGAYEKVGELNGAHFELEDDGVLPNGGTDGGHHDTATAMAGMHM, encoded by the coding sequence ATGGCACGCTTTAATCTGAACGGTTTCCTCGACAATAGCCGCTTCGAGGATTTCTTCGCTAGATTTACGGGCGGTAGCTCCGGCCATGATCACCTGAACGGCACGACAGGCGGAAACGCTTTGTTCGGAGGCTCAGGCGATGACGACGTCGCCGGCATGGCCGGCAACGACACGCTGAACGGCGGCTCCGGCGCCGACAAGATCTGGGGCGGCTCGGGCAACGACAATCTGTCAGGCGGCTCCGGCGCCGACGTTCTCATCGGCGGCTTCGGCGCCGACCGGATGGATGGCGGTGCCGGCAACGACGTCCTGCTCAGCCGCTCGGATGCGGGTGAGATGGTCGCAGCCCAGGACGGCAAGACGCAGATCTTCGCGACTGAGACCGCTGCGTTCAAAGCCGTCAACGATACGCTGACCGGCGGCGCCGGCGGCGACACCTTCCGCTTCGAAGGCATGGTCAACGCCAAGGACGAGATCGTGGCCAAGCACGTCGACGCCGACGGCACGATCGACTGGGTTGGCGTCACCGGCGAGAACAACGCCGTTCACGATCACTGGGTCGACGGCTTCGGCAACGATGTGATCCGGGACTTCAACCGCGCCCAGGGCGACAAGATCGAAATCTCGGCGCACACCGCCGAAGTCAAGTCGATCGAGTACAAGGACAGCAACGGCGACGGCAGGAACGACTACAGCGTGATCACCGTCATCAGCCAGCAAGGCAATGCCGGCGCGCATGACGAGGATCTGCTCGGCACCATCACCGTCTACGGCAACCTCGTGAAGCAAAGCGATATCGCCGTTACCCAGACGGTGTATGGCGCTTACGAGAAGGTCGGCGAACTCAACGGCGCGCACTTCGAACTGGAGGACGACGGCGTGCTTCCCAATGGCGGAACGGATGGCGGCCACCACGACACAGCGACGGCGATGGCCGGCATGCACATGTAA